DNA from Streptomyces sp. NBC_01260:
ACCGGTGCCTGCCGTAAGGGAGTTGTTCGCCGGGCTGGGGTACCGGGGGCTCGCCGTCTGCGGGCAGGGGACACAGGTGTACGACGCCGGGGCCGGGCGCCTGATCCATGCGGTGAGCCTGGACCGGGAGGCGGCCGCCGCCGCGCTCGGCAAGATAGAGGCCCAGGTGGGGCAGGTCTTCGCCGCGGTGGACCAGGACGGGGCGGACGGCCGGACCCTGATCGAGCCGGGCTATCTGATGCCGCACCCCGCGCTGTCGGCCCGACAGACCCTGCACCGCGACGAGTTGTGGGCCGCTCCGGTCATCAAGGTGCTGATCCGCCACCCGGAGCTCGACGACGACGCGCTGGCGGCCGCCGCCCACGCGGCCGTCGGGGATCTGGCGACCGTCACGCTGTCCGGGCCGGGCACGGTCGAGCTCCAGCCGTACGGCATCGACAAGGGCGCCGGGATCGCGCTCGCCGCCGGGCACCTGGGGCTGGACCCGGCGACCGCGATCGCCTTCGGTGACATGCCCAACGACCTGCCGATGTTCCGCAGTTGCGGGTACGGGGTGGCGATGGCCAACGCCCATCCGCTCCTACGGGCCGCGGCGGACGAGGTGACCCTGTCCCATGAGGACGACGGGGTCGCAGTGGTCCTGGAGCGGGTCTTCGGCTGACCGGCACCCCCCTGTCGCAGCGCCGTGTCAGCGGATGGCGACAGCCAGGCTGACCACGTAGTGCTCCTCGACCATCCCGTTCGGGAAAACGTCGGTCAGGAGGTCGCGCTCCTCGGCGACAAAGGTGTTCGTCGCCTCCTTACCGAGGACGAGGAAGTCGGAGTAGCTGGCGAGGTTGGCCAGATGCATGTCGAGAGGAACGCTCCGGGTCCACGGCACGTGCCGGTGGACGAAGCCGAGCTCGTCCGGCAGTCGGCGGAACCGGGCCATGGGGTCGTGCGGGCTGTCCTCGGCGCCGAAGAGCCGGCGCAGGCGCGCGTCCTGGTCGGCGATCCACGCGATGGTGCTGTCCGAGTCGTTCCACCAGAGGGCGAGTGCACCACCGGGGCGCAGGACCCGGAGCGCCTCCGGGACGGACTTGCGCTGATCGGTCCAGTGCCAGGCCTGGGCATAGGTGACGAGGTCGACGGAGTCGGAGGCCAGCGGCAGGTTGTTGCCGTTCCCGATCACGAGGGGGACTCCGGGCAGGCCGAGACGGAACTGAGAGGCCATCCCGGGGCCGGGCTCGACGGCGATGACGTTCGCTCCGCGGGCCCGCAGAAGCGTCGTCGCCAGTCCGGTGCCGGCTCCGACGTCGGCGACGCGAGCACCGTCCAGCGGGCGGCCGGTGAGTTCCTCGACCGCGTCGAGCAGTCCGGACGGGTACGAAGGACGGTTCGCGGCGTAGTCGGCGGCAGCCGTGTCGAACGAGAGGGACTGCGAGGTGATGGTCATACCAACATTGTTGACGGCTACAGGCACTTGGCGCCTGGCTTTCGCGGGGAAGGACGCTGCGCCGGGGCCGAAACGCTTGTCAGGACAGGGCCGAACCGCACCCCGCCGCCGGCGTCAGCCCGTCAACGCCCCGAGCGACCGCAGCACATGGTCGACCAGCGACGCCACCGCCTCCGCCCCCTGCATCGGCTTGCGCAGTACGTGGCGGTAGTAGACCGGGCCGTACAGCATCTCCACCGCCAGCCGCAGATCGGCGCCCGGCGGGATCTGGCCCTGTTCCTGGGCGCTGCGCAGCCGGCTGACCACGGCTTCGAAGCGGGGCTCGATCAGCTGGGTGCGGACCGTTTCGGCCAACTCGTCGTCGTGGTGGACCTCGGAGAGTATTCCGGCGTACGCGGGGCCGTAGGGCGGTACGGAGAGCACGCCGACCGCGCCGGTCACATGGGTCCGCAGGTCCGCGGCGATGTCATCGGTGTCGGCGGACGGGGTGGCCTGGACCAGCGCTTCCGTGAACGCCTCCAGCAGCACCGCGCTCTTCGACGGCCACCAGCGGTAGATCGTCTTCTTGCTGACACCCGCCCGCGCCGCGATGGCCTCGACGGTGACGCGGCCGTAGCCCTTCTCCGTACAGAGGTCGAGGGCGGCTTCCAGGGTCGCCCTGCGTGAGCTCTCGCTACGGCGCAATGAACTCGGCGATGTGATCATTCGGTGAGCATAGGGCTGTTCGAGCCAATCCTTGTTGACAGTCCGTCGCCAGAGGTCGAACAATACTCAAGCGGAAACGGAACGTACCGTGTCGGCCCGTTCCCATCCTTCGCACCGTTCGTGCCGTTCGTGCCGCGACGAGCCGATCGGGGGACGGCTCGCCCGGCCGACGGTACGGGTGAGGGTCCCGGTATCGGTCAGGCCGTGATGTCCTTCGCCGTGAAACGCGCCCAGGCCGCCGAGCCGAACACCGCCGCGTACAGCCCCTGGAGCTCCAGGTTCTTCACCAGGTCGTCCCAGTAGACGGGGGCGCGCAGCAGGTCCGCGAAGGACAGCCAGTAGTGCGGGAAGAGATACGGGTGAATCCCGTGCAGCTGCGGAATGGTGTCCACGATCTGCACCGTGATCAGGACCCCGACCGTCGCCGCCATGGCCGCGATGCCGCTGTTGGTGAGGGTCGAGACGAACAGTCCGAGCGCCGCGAAGCCGATCAGTGACGCCGCGACCGCCACCGCGATGACCGCCGCTCTGAACAGGCCCTCGCCGAAGCCGATCCGGGTGCCGGAGATCGTCGTGACGTCGCCGACGGGGAACAGCAGGGCGCCCACGACCAGCGCGGAAGCCGCCACGACCAGGGTCGCGATCAGGCAGAAGGCCAGCGTGGTGGCGTACTTGGCGAGCAGGAGCCGGGTCCGGCCGGCCGGTGCGACCAGCAGATAGCGCAGCGTTCCCGCGTTGGCCTCGCCCGCGACGGAGTCGCCCGCGATGACGCCCACCGCCATCGGGAGGAAGACCGGGAGCGTGGCGGCGAGGGAGGCGAAGACCAGGAAGAGGCCGTTGTTGGTCACCTGGGAGAGGAACGCGGGCCCGGCCCCGCCCTCGCCGGGACCGGCCGAGGAGCCGTTGGCCGTCTCGATCCGCACCGCGATCCCGATCAGTACGGGGACGGCGGCCAGCACCCCGAGCAGGGCGATGGTGCGCCAGCGGCGCAGGGTGGTGGTCAGTTCGGAGCGCAGGATGCCGAGCGTCCACAGCGGATTACGCCGGAGCGGGCGGGCCTCCTCGCGTACCTGTTCAGCCTGCGACATCGAATCCCTCTCCGGTGAGCGCGACGAAGGCGTCCTCCAGCGAGGCCCGCTCGACGCCGAAGGACCGTACCCGTACTCCGCCGCGCACCAGGGCGGCGTTCAGGTCGGCGAGTTCGACGGAGCCCGGCGGGGCGTCGGCCCGCAGCCGGTCGCCGTCGAGGGTGAGCCCGGTGACTCCGTGTTCCTTCAGGATGCGGGCGGCACCGGCCGGGTCCGGGGTGGTGACGGCGAGCCGGCCGCGGGTGCCTGCCGCGAGGTCGGCGACCGGGCCCTGGGTGAGCAGCCGGCCCCGTGCCATGACCGCCGCGTGTGTGCAGACCTGCTCGATCTCGTCCAGCAGGTGGGAGGAGAGGAAGACGGTGGTGCCCTCGGCCGCCAGCTCCCGGACCAGGGTGCGGATCTCCCTCATGCCCTGCGGGTCCAGGCCGTTGGTCGGCTCGTCCAGGACGAGCAGCCGGCGGGGCCGGAGCAGGGCGGCTGCCAGGCCGAGCCGCTGCTTCATGCCCAGCGAGTACGCCCGCGCCTTCTTGCCGCCCGCGGCGGCCAGGCCGACCCGGTCCAGGGCGTGGCCGACGCGGGCGCGGCGGGTGCGCGGATCGGCGGTCGGGTCGGCGCGGTCGTAGCGCACGAGGTTGTCCCGGCCGCTCAGGAATCCGTACAGCGCGGGCCCCTCGATCAGCGCCCCGACGTGCGGGAGCACGGTGCGGGACGCGTCCGGCATGGGGCGGCCCAGGACCCTCGCGGTGCCGGACGTCGGATCGATCAGCCCCATCAGCATCCGGATGGTGGTGGTCTTCCCGGAGCCGTTGGGGCCGAGGAAGCCGAAGACGCTGCCGCCGGGGACGGTGAGGTCGAGCCCGTCGACGGCGAGCTGGCCGCCCCGGTACCGCTTGGTCAGGCCCCGGGTCTCGATCACCGGAGCGGCCTCCGTCGCCGGCCGTGGACCGCTCACGGTCCCGGGGCCGGTCACCGGCACGGTCTCGGACTCGGTCATGCGTACTCCCCATGGGTTCGCCGGAGCGGACTCGCCGAACGGATGCGCCGGAGCGAACCCGCGGCAGCGGGCGCGGACCGCGTCCGCCCCGCCGTACGGAGGCTACGGCGGGGCGGATGCGTGGTGCACGCGCTGGCGCGCGGTCGGGTGTCAGCCGGCGTTGTCGGCCGCCTTCACCAGCGCGTCCTTCGTGACCGCGCCGACGTACACCCGGCCGTCGTCGGTCATCAGCGCGTTGACCAGGCGGGTCTTGAAGACCGTGCCCGAGCCGAACGTGCCGGTGACCTTGTCACCGAACGAGTCCAGGAACTGCTGCGCCTCGGCCGGTACGTCGCCCGACGCCTTCGAGGGGATGCCGGTGCCGCCGGGGGTCTTGATCTCGGCGATCGTGTTCCAGCCCTTGCCGATCGTGTTCACGCCCTCACCGATCGCGTTCATGCCCTTGAGCGCGCCCAGGCCGCCTTCGGCCTTCTCCGCCTCCCGGGCCTTCTCGCGGTTTCCGGCACTGTCCGCCTCGGTGACCTCGGCGCCCTTGGGCGGGGTGAAGGAGAACAAGGACGCGTCCGGCTTCCCGAAGCCGACCGAGGTGAACCCCGCGTCGACCGCCGCCTTGCCACCGCTGCTGGGCAACAGGGTGAACTTGAGCGGCACGCCGGTCTTCGCGTCCACCGCGACGGTGATCGAACCGATCGTGGAGCCGCTCTGCTCGGGCTTGATGACCAGCCGGTACGCATCGCGGCCCGCGACCTGCGCGGTGCCCTCGACCTTCACGGACGTGGTGCCGTCGGCGGCCTTGAGGGCCTGTTCGGCGAAGGCCTTCGGGGTGGTCGGTACGCCGTCGGGGACCGGGTGCCCGCCGCGCTCCGTACCGGCCGGGGCCTTCTCCTTCGCGTGGTAGACCGCGTTCGACTTGCTGTCGTAGGCCCAGACCTGGTCACCGTTGTGGATGAGGCTGTACTCGGACGCGTCGTCCAGGATGGACACCCGCTGCTTGTCGGGGCCGTCGGCGGCCACCCGGAGGGTGTGCGTGCCGGACGCCAGCTCGGTCAGCTTCGCCTGCGGGTCGGCGCTCGCCGAGCCCTTGTCCCCCGCACCGTCCGGGATGAAGGAGCCTGCCAGGCCGCCGGCCGACGGGATGCCGAGGTCGGTGCTGATCTTCACCGTGCCGGACAGCTGCTGCGCGTCCGAGGCGGCGATCTTCTCGATGAGTTCCTGTGCGGTGATCTCCGGCAGATCGGGGTCGCCCGAGCTCGCGAGCGCCGGGACCAGCCCGATCGTCGCGGCCGCCACTCCCGCCACCGCTACCGGAACGATGTAGCGCACCGCCTTCCGGCGGCCCGCGACGGTACCCGTGGTGCCGTGCGGGGCCGTGCCGTTGGTCCCCGCGCTGTCGTTCGGTGCCATGTGTGCCCTACCTCCGTGGTCGGCGGCTTCCGTCCGGATGCACTCGTCCACTCCGTGCCGCCATTCTCACCCGTTTTGGTCAGGAGTGGTTGTTCTCCATCTGACCAAATCGGGGAGCCGTAAGCGTCAGCCCGAGGGAGCAACTCCTCGTACCTCTTCGGTATGACACCGAGGGGCTGTCGCTCCGCCAACCCGTAGGGGGCGGCGGGCGGAGCCGCCCCGACAGGCTTCAGCCCGCGCGGTGCACCACGGCGTCACACATCTCTTCCAGGGCGGACTTGGCGTAGCAGCCGGGCAGCGGTGCCAGCGTGGCCCGCGCCTCCTCGGCGTACCGGATGGTGTCGCGCCGG
Protein-coding regions in this window:
- a CDS encoding HAD family hydrolase, whose product is MLPPPAYALVATDLDGTLLRRDDTVSPRTRAALGLAAAAGARHLVVTGRPVPAVRELFAGLGYRGLAVCGQGTQVYDAGAGRLIHAVSLDREAAAAALGKIEAQVGQVFAAVDQDGADGRTLIEPGYLMPHPALSARQTLHRDELWAAPVIKVLIRHPELDDDALAAAAHAAVGDLATVTLSGPGTVELQPYGIDKGAGIALAAGHLGLDPATAIAFGDMPNDLPMFRSCGYGVAMANAHPLLRAAADEVTLSHEDDGVAVVLERVFG
- a CDS encoding class I SAM-dependent methyltransferase; its protein translation is MTITSQSLSFDTAAADYAANRPSYPSGLLDAVEELTGRPLDGARVADVGAGTGLATTLLRARGANVIAVEPGPGMASQFRLGLPGVPLVIGNGNNLPLASDSVDLVTYAQAWHWTDQRKSVPEALRVLRPGGALALWWNDSDSTIAWIADQDARLRRLFGAEDSPHDPMARFRRLPDELGFVHRHVPWTRSVPLDMHLANLASYSDFLVLGKEATNTFVAEERDLLTDVFPNGMVEEHYVVSLAVAIR
- a CDS encoding TetR/AcrR family transcriptional regulator, whose protein sequence is MITSPSSLRRSESSRRATLEAALDLCTEKGYGRVTVEAIAARAGVSKKTIYRWWPSKSAVLLEAFTEALVQATPSADTDDIAADLRTHVTGAVGVLSVPPYGPAYAGILSEVHHDDELAETVRTQLIEPRFEAVVSRLRSAQEQGQIPPGADLRLAVEMLYGPVYYRHVLRKPMQGAEAVASLVDHVLRSLGALTG
- a CDS encoding ABC transporter permease, which translates into the protein MSQAEQVREEARPLRRNPLWTLGILRSELTTTLRRWRTIALLGVLAAVPVLIGIAVRIETANGSSAGPGEGGAGPAFLSQVTNNGLFLVFASLAATLPVFLPMAVGVIAGDSVAGEANAGTLRYLLVAPAGRTRLLLAKYATTLAFCLIATLVVAASALVVGALLFPVGDVTTISGTRIGFGEGLFRAAVIAVAVAASLIGFAALGLFVSTLTNSGIAAMAATVGVLITVQIVDTIPQLHGIHPYLFPHYWLSFADLLRAPVYWDDLVKNLELQGLYAAVFGSAAWARFTAKDITA
- a CDS encoding ABC transporter ATP-binding protein; this translates as MTESETVPVTGPGTVSGPRPATEAAPVIETRGLTKRYRGGQLAVDGLDLTVPGGSVFGFLGPNGSGKTTTIRMLMGLIDPTSGTARVLGRPMPDASRTVLPHVGALIEGPALYGFLSGRDNLVRYDRADPTADPRTRRARVGHALDRVGLAAAGGKKARAYSLGMKQRLGLAAALLRPRRLLVLDEPTNGLDPQGMREIRTLVRELAAEGTTVFLSSHLLDEIEQVCTHAAVMARGRLLTQGPVADLAAGTRGRLAVTTPDPAGAARILKEHGVTGLTLDGDRLRADAPPGSVELADLNAALVRGGVRVRSFGVERASLEDAFVALTGEGFDVAG
- a CDS encoding LolA family protein, coding for MAPNDSAGTNGTAPHGTTGTVAGRRKAVRYIVPVAVAGVAAATIGLVPALASSGDPDLPEITAQELIEKIAASDAQQLSGTVKISTDLGIPSAGGLAGSFIPDGAGDKGSASADPQAKLTELASGTHTLRVAADGPDKQRVSILDDASEYSLIHNGDQVWAYDSKSNAVYHAKEKAPAGTERGGHPVPDGVPTTPKAFAEQALKAADGTTSVKVEGTAQVAGRDAYRLVIKPEQSGSTIGSITVAVDAKTGVPLKFTLLPSSGGKAAVDAGFTSVGFGKPDASLFSFTPPKGAEVTEADSAGNREKAREAEKAEGGLGALKGMNAIGEGVNTIGKGWNTIAEIKTPGGTGIPSKASGDVPAEAQQFLDSFGDKVTGTFGSGTVFKTRLVNALMTDDGRVYVGAVTKDALVKAADNAG